The proteins below come from a single Aegilops tauschii subsp. strangulata cultivar AL8/78 chromosome 6, Aet v6.0, whole genome shotgun sequence genomic window:
- the LOC109779495 gene encoding uncharacterized protein gives MDPRRRLGRSPPRKRERQASPANDYRNRHLWRSPPRDFAPSWTGAPSPPAAFLERPPSPPLPLWRYIDYSREEPYGPRPRFEPWRVSSPSGPQREADSFGNGFLDHDWPEYSRESNYGTPTSTRFLEFADSFPGQSRFERGRGDDFRRPNRSLPRSPMDWDLPRGHSPFFADEHQCSSSRPRDWTPALDDRRRRGSSPPGRHEGRGHVQSRDETFYRSGPFPVERGRGDGFEATPRPRFSHGAMFPERSPAIILEGERRWTPSPQDRRRGALFPGSDGHDRWTQRSMERLGQQSSPRGDRGGSFLETGDRGERYPLGPPPPHNLGGGSGGGFPPRRFFRGRGGLQQTGPPGGSGRQRSPRQSSVLPALRTEPEASGGSRRKGKAFPRKRSPRPVRGVLSEKQVAGAIKSTGVEEPQGPSESKHDDSNGAVRPEAADNEGAIKPEATVDEGDGTGLIVGMCTDVQKGYFRLTGPPDATKIRPKPVLVEALKFVQVSSKDYNFKTDQLKSIRQDMTIQNIEDELSVQVYEYHARLALCNRDMAELNLCLTKLHCLYGNKRNGGHHGEFAAYVILLSAIQDKNTELMSKLGRLSSDLKQQEAVKHAKEVAHSIQTGNYASFFKLYKVAPNLNGYLMCLCFEKMRFEGLKCMAKAYATKIPVKYVSKILGFAAVDGSVDWLKSHGAVLSSFENGEMALLPKDSTALVSTPVVAADGIRAFQAH, from the exons ATGGATCCTCGTCGGCGCTTAGGCCGGTCACCACCACGCAAGAGGGAACGCCAGGCATCGCCGGCGAACGACTACAGAAACCGCCATCTCTGGCGCTCACCCCCTCGGGACTTCGCGCCCTCCTGGACAGGCGCGCCTTCTCCTCCTGCGGCCTTCTTGGAGCGGCCGCCCTCGCCTCCCCTTCCTCTCTGGCGCTACATCGATTACAGCCGCGAGGAGCCCTACGGCCCTCGGCCAAGATTCGAGCCATGGCGCGTGTCCTCGCCTTCGGGACCCCAGAGGGAGGCTGACAGCTTCGGCAATGGATTCTTGGACCATGACTGGCCGGAGTACAGCCGCGAGAGCAACTACGGTACGCCTACGAGCACTAGATTCTTGGAGTTCGCTGATTCTTTCCCGGGGCAGAGTCGTTTCGAGCGCGGCCGTGGTGATGACTTCAGGCGACCGAACCGCTCCCTGCCGCGGTCGCCAATGGACTGGGATTTGCCTCGCGGGCATTCGCCTTTCTTTGCCGACGAGCACCAGTGCTCCAGTTCAAGACCAAGGGATTGGACACCAGCTTTGGATGATCGCAGGCGGCGGGGCTCGTCGCCGCCAGGGCGCCACGAGGGACGCGGTCACGTGCAGTCCCGCGATGAGACGTTCTATCGCTCCGGCCCCTTCCCGGTGGAGCGCGGCCGCGGCGACGGCTTCGAGGCGACACCACGTCCAAGATTCTCCCATGGAGCCATGTTCCCCGAGCGCTCCCCTGCCATAATCTTGGAGGGCGAGAGGCGATGGACACCGTCTCCTCAGGATCGCCGGCGGGGAGCTCTGTTCCCGGGGTCTGACGGCCATGACCGCTGGACGCAGCGCTCCATGGAGAGACTGGGGCAGCAGAGCTCGCCACGTGGAGACCGTGGGGGCTCGTTCCTGGAGACAGGAGACCGTGGGGAGCGCTACCCTTTGGGCCCGCCGCCTCCACACAATCTCgggggcggcagcggcggcgggttcCCACCACGGCGGTTCTTTCGCGGGAGGGGCGGGCTCCAGCAAACTGGGCCGCCAGGCGGCAGCGGACGCCAGCGATCGCCTCGCCAGAGCTCGGTACTCCCTGCGCTGCGCACCGAGCCTGAAGCGTCGGGCGGCAGCCGACGCAAGGGCAAGGCATTCCCCCGGAAGAGGTCGCCCCGCCCTGTGCGCGGAGTGCTGTCGGAGAAGCAAGTGGCAGGTGCTATCAAGTCGACAGGAGTCGAGGAGCCGCAGGGTCCTTCGGAATCTAAGCATGATGATTCAAATGGGGCGGTCAGACCAGAAGCTGCAGATAATGAAGGGGCGATCAAGCCAGAAGCTACGGTGGATGAAGGAGATGGGACTGGTCTGATTGTAGGGATGTGCACAGATGTACAGAAAGGCTACTTCCGTCTCACGGGGCCTCCAGATGCAACAAAG ATAAGACCAAAGCCTGTACTTGTAGAAGCCCTGAAGTTTGTCCAGGTCTCAAGTAAAGACTATAATTTTAAAACAGATCAACTGAAATCAATTCGTCAAGATATGACTATCCAGAACATAGAGGATGAACTTTCTGTGCAG GTTTATGAGTATCATGCAAGACTTGCGTTGTGCAATCGAGATATGGCTGAACTTAACTTG TGCCTCACGAAGCTGCACTGCCTCTATGGGAATAAGCGGAATGGTGGCCATCATGGTGAATTTGCAGCTTATGTTATATTGTTATCTGCGATTCAAGACAAAAATACTGAACTGATGTCGAAACTTGGAAG GCTGTCAAGCGACCTGAAACAGCAAGAAGCTGTGAAGCATGCGAAAGAAGTGGCTCACAGTATACAGACAGGAAACTATGCATCATTTTTCAAACTCTACAAGGTGGCTCCAAACCTCAATGGCTACCTGATGT GTCTCTGCTTTGAGAAGATGAGATTTGAAGGTTTAAAATGTATGGCAAAGGCCTACGCAACCAAGATACCTGTTAAATACGTATCCAAAATCTTAGGTTTTGCTGCAGTAGACGGAAGTGTTGATTGGCTTAAAAGTCATGGTGCTGTTTTATCATCCTTCGAGAACGGGGAGATGGCTTTACTGCCAAAG GACTCTACAGCTCTCGTCTCTACGCCAGTTGTTGCTGCTGATGGTATTCGTGCTTTCCAAGCCCACTGA
- the LOC109779498 gene encoding aspartate aminotransferase, chloroplastic, translating into MASALSAPAASAVVAARCKVFGGGRSDGRAGCRVGILARKNTGHITMALAVDASRFEGVPMAPPDPILGVSEAFKADTSDLKLNLGVGAYRTEELQPAVLNVVKKAEKLMLEKGENKEYLPIEGFAAFNKATADLLLGADNPVIKQGRVATLQSLSGTGSLRLAAAFIQRYFPDAKVLISSPTWGNHKNIFNDARVPWSEYRYYDPKTVGLDFEGMIADIQAAPEGSFVLLHGCAHNPTGIDPTPEQWEKLADVIEEKKHMPFFDVAYQGFASGSLDEDASSVRLFVKRGLEVFVAQSYSKNLGLYAERIGAINVICSAPEVADRVKSQLKRLARPMYSNPPIHGAKIVANVVGDPTMFGEWKEEMEQMAGRIKNVRQKLYDSLTEKDQSGKDWSFILSQIGMFSFTGLNRPQSDNMTDKWHIYMTKDGRISLAGLNLAKCEYLADAIIDSFHNVN; encoded by the exons AATACTGGCCACATAACGATGGCACTTGCAGTAGACGCTTCTCGCTTTGAAGGAGTGCCGATGGCCCCTCCAGACCCGATTCTTGGGGTTTCAGAAGCATTTAAAGCTGATACAAGTGATCTGAAGCTCAACCTTGGTGTTGGCGCCTACAGAACGGAAGAGCTACAGCCCGCTGTCCTCAATGTTGTCAAGAAG GCTGAAAAACTTATGTTGGAGAAAGGGGAAAACAAGGAG TATCTGCCTATTGAAGGTTTCGCTGCATTTAACAAAGCAACTGCAGATCTATTGCTTGGAGCTGACAATCCTGTCATCAAGCAAGGACGG GTTGCTACTCTTCAGTCTCTCTCAGGGACTGGATCATTACGCCTTGCTGCAGCATTTATTCAGAGATACTTCCCTGATGCAAAAGTACTTATATCATCTCCCACATGGG GAAACCACAAAAACATATTCAATGATGCTAGAGTACCATGGTCAGAATACCGGTATTATGATCCCAAGACTGTTGGGCTGGATTTTGAGGGAATGATAGCTGACATACAG GCTGCCCCAGAGGGGTCTTTTGTTCTACTACATGGTTGTGCTCACAATCCAACTGGAATAGACCCAACTCCTGAACAGTGGGAGAAACTGGCAGATGTGATTGAAGAGAAAAAACATATGCCTTTCTTTGATGTTGCCTATCAG GGTTTTGCCAGTGGAAGCCTTGATGAAGATGCATCTTCTGTCAGGCTTTTTGTTAAGCGTGGCCTGGAAGTGTTCGTTGCACAGTCTTACAGCAAGAACCTTGGTCTATATGCAGAAAGGATCGGTGCGATAAATGTCATTTGCTCAGCACCGGAAGTTGCAGACAG GGTGAAGAGCCAGTTGAAGCGATTGGCGCGGCCCATGTACTCAAACCCACCTATTCACGGTGCCAAGATCGTCGCCAACGTCGTTGGAGACCCTACCATGTTCGGTGAGTGGAAGGAAGAGATGGAACAAATGGCCGGTCGGATCAAGAACGTTCGGCAGAAGCTTTACGATAGCTTGACTGAAAAGGACCAGTCTGGCAAGGACTGGTCTTTCATTCTGAGCCAGATAGGCATGTTCTCCTTCACGGGCTTGAACAGACCCCAG AGCGATAACATGACCGATAAATGGCACATATACATGACCAAGGACGGCAGGATTTCGTTGGCAGGGTTGAACCTGGCGAAGTGCGAGTACCTTGCTGATGCCATCATCGACTCCTTCCACAATGTCAACTAG